The nucleotide window CGGTCGCGCTTCCGCATATACTGGTCGCGACCGAATGGGGAGAGAGTGATCATGCCGCAGCGCGCCTCCGCGCACTCGCCTCGTCTTGCCCGGCGCGGCTGGCTTGCCGCCGGCGTGATGCTGCTGTGCGCGTTGCTGGGAGGGGCGCTGGCTCCTGCCGCGCTCCGCGCCGCCCCCGCGCCTGGAACCGTCGCCTTCTGGAAGATTTACCCCCCCGGCTGGAACCTCGTCGCCGGGCCGCAGGGCGCGCGGCTGGCGCTGCACGGCGAGCCGCTGTACAGCCTCGGCGGCGACCAGCCGCAGTACGCCGCCAACAGCGAGGGCACGGCGCAGAACGGCCAGGGCTACTGGGTCTTCTACGCCAGCGGCCAGACGCTGCTGCTCGTCGGCGTGCCGCAAGCCGTGACGCAGGTGCATGTGAACGGCGGTGAATGGGCCACGCTGGGCAACTCCGGCGCGAAGCCGGCCGCCGTGCGCGGCGCCGACCTGGCGCTGGTGTACGATCCGCAGTCGGGCTTCCAGCCGGCCGACCTGGTGCAGCCCGGACAGGCGGCGCTGGTCTACGCCGACACCGACGCCGATGTGTTCATGGACCCGTTCTCGCCGCCGCCGCCGCGCACGGCGGTGATGCCGGGCATCGGCCCCGTGCCGCCGCTGCCCGGCGCCAGCACGCCCAGCGACGAGCTGAACTACATCGTTGCCATCAATCCGCTGCTTACCGACGTGGCGACGCATATCGCTCACTTCGCCGACGCGGTGGCCGTGGCCGATCCGGCGCGGCCGGGCGACGAGATCTGGAACGATATGCGTGGCGACGCGCAGGCGGTCAGCAAGGACCTGGCCTCGCTGCAGATTCTGAACGCGCCGGATCGGTACGCCACGGTGCAGGCCGATTTGGTGCTGGCGCTGGCCGACATCGGCGACGGCATGAACGAGACGATCACGGGCCTCTTGCAGAGCGTGCCCGACCGCGTGGACCTCGGCGCCGGCCTGCTCGCCTCGGGCGTGCGGCGGGTGAGCGCGGCGCGCGGCCAGTTGCCGCAGTAGCCGCCCGCGGCATCCGTGAGCTGCGGTACTCCGCGCTCCGCTACGCGCTTCAGCCCCAAGCAGCCAGTAAACGCGGCTTGCGATCGGGAACGCTACCAGGCGCCGCGATGGCCCTACCGCCCTGTCGCGACGCCCGCCGGACGGCCGCAGTTTCGGCCTGCACGCGGCGCTCGACTTCAGCGGCCGGCGTGTCGGCGAAGCGTGACTGCATCTCCGCGATCAGCGCCGCGAACATGTCGCGCACCTCGGGATCGAAGAGCATTGGCCCGGTGCAGCCGCCCGCATTCATTGCGCTGCCACCGGCTGGGTGAAGGCGTTGATGATCGCCTGGTGGTTCTCCAGCGCGCGTTCGGGCGGCAGGAAGAACGTGGGCGAATAGAGCAACGCCTCGTCGATCAGGCCGTCCCACTGCTGCAGCTGGGCGCGGCACTCGGCCGGCGTGCCGGCCACGGCGATCTGCTCCACCATCTCGTCCGGCACGGCCTCCACCATCGCCTGCCAGTCGCGCGCGTGGAAGGCCGCGCGGATGCGCTGCGCCGGCTGCTGCCAGCCGTGCAGATCGAGGATCGGATCGTACGTGCGCACAGTGCTGTAGAAGGCGATCTGGTGCTTCGCCTCGCGCCGCGCTCGCGCGCCGTCCTCGTGCACCGCGGTGATCACGTAGCCGGCGATTTTGGCGGCGCCCGCCTGCCGGCCGGCCTTCTGCTCGCCGCGGCGCAGCGCCGGCCGCACGACGTCGGCAAGGTAGCGGCGCGAGTAGAGCGGATGTCCCACCAGCCCGTCGGCCACTTCGCCGGCGGCGCCGATCATGCCGGTGTTGACGCCGGCGACGTAGACCGGCACGCGCTCGCGCACAAGCTGCGCCAGGCGGTAGTTCTCCAGCGCGACTTGGTAGAAGCGGCCGTCGAACTGGAACGTCGGTCCACGCCGCGCCGCCCACAGCGCCTGCAAAAGCTGCACCGTCTCGCGCATCTTCGGCGCCGGGTGGGCGAAAGGAATGCCGTACCAGGACTCGTTCATGCGCCGCGTGCCCGTGCCCAGGCCGAGCACCACGCGCCCGCCCAGCAGCTCGTCCAGGTCGGCCACGCCCGCGGCGGTGAGCACGGGATTGCGCACGAAGGCATAGGCGATGCCGCTGCAGACGCGGATGCGGCTTGTGGCGAGGCCCATCGCCGCCATGCGCACGAAGGCGTCTTTGTCATAGAACTCGGTGGTCCAGGCGCCGGTGAAGCCCGCGGCCTCCGCCTGCCGCGCCAGCTCGGCGCAGTCGCGCACCGACTCGGCCATCATCACCAGCGAGCGTTCGAGCATCGGCCCTCATCCCCGTCCCCTTCTCCTAGGATTGGGAGAAGGGGCGATCCTGCACTGAGCGTTCCGATCAACTTACGGTTAACCCGGTGCAGTCCGATTCCAGCACCGCCCGATCGCCCCTCGCCCAGGATTGGGCGAGGGGACGGGGGTGAGGGCCGAACGCCGCTCAGCTCAGGCCGGCGATGGCGCAGGCGTGCGCTTCGGTCTCGAGTTGGCGGTTGATCTGCTCCGTGGGGGCGAATTCGCCCTGCAGCAGACCCCAGCCGGCCATCCACTCCCAGGCCCAGCGCGCCTCGTGCTCCGGGATCGGCCCCGGCTCCTTCAGTTGAATGCGGCCCAGGTTGAAGTCGTCGGGGCGCAGCGCCTGCACTTCGGGCGAGTCGGGAAAGTCGCGCAGGAAGTAGGAGACGTAGCGCCGCTTGTCGGCCTTGATGCGCCGCACCGCCCGCGTGATCGCGCGTATGAAGGCGGCGTAGGCCTCGGCGCTGACGCTCGCGTCCGCTACCCAGGTGCCGTGGAAGAAGGTGGAGGAGACGATACGGCAGCCGGCCTTCTCCGCGACTGTGATCCACGGCTCCTGCACGACCGTGGCCGCGAACTCGCCGCGCAGCACGCCGGCCACGCGCTCGCCTGAATGCGCGGGGGCGGCGCGGGTGGTGACCGCCTCGCGCGGCATGGCGCCTTCCAGCATCAGCAGCCCGGCGTAGGCGGTGCCGTTGCCGTAGTCGAGCGCCACCAGCCGGTGTGCCAGCTCCTGCGGCGTGTAGATATCGGAGTCGGGCGCGACGATCAGCGCCCCGCAGACGACCATCGAGCGCCGCCCGACCTGCAACGCCCCAACCGCACTTTCCGCAACACGGCGGTTATTACCGCACTCTCAACCCTGGAACATCGCGGCGGCGCCGCGGTCCTGCATGCGGCCCTGCATCGTCTTCGGCTGGCTAAGCGTGCCGTCCGCGGTGGAGCGGACAACGCCCGGCTCGTACTTGACGATACGCAGGTCCAGGCCCTCCTCGGCGAACAGCCCCTCGTCTCGCGCCACCAGCACGTCGAGCCCGTTGAAGGCGCGTACCGGCTCGATCGTCATCGTCAGCGCCGCCATGGCGTCCCCTCCCTCCGGCAAACCGCCCGCGGGGCCACCGTACGCCCGCTTTCCTTCCCCGTCAACGTGCGCTCGGCGGCCGCGGGGCCAAAGAACGATGGCGCCTCAGCCGCCTTCCATCGGGCTGAGCAGCAGCACCTGGTCGCCGTCGTGCAGCACGGTGGCGGCCTCGGCCTGCTCGCCATTGACGCCGGCGATCATCTCGTCCTCGGCCTTGATGCCGAGGCGCGCGGCCAGGTCCGCCACCGTCGCGCCGGCGGGCAGCGCCACGGGCAGCACGTCGGGCGCGACCTTGCCCGCGTACTTGCGCAGGTCGCCGAAGAGCTTGAGCGAGATGCTGATTGTGCCCGTGGTCACCGTGCCCCGCCCCGTTCGCCGTCCATGCCAGGCGTATTCGCCGGCCCGCCGCAACGCCAGTGTCCCGCAGCCGCACGGGCAGGGCAATGCCGGAAGAGGGAAGAGGGAACAGGGAACAGGGAACAGGGAATAGAGGAGCGGCCCTCCCCCCTTCAAACACCTCACTCCCCAGCTTCCCCCTCTCTATCGAAGATCGCGCTCCGCGCGATGGAAAGCCCTGGAGAGGGGGCCAAGGGGTGAGGCCACGCACGCGACGGAATCCGCCGCCTGCCGACGACAAACCGGTGAATGCACCCGCGCCCGGCAGGCGACAACGCCCGCCGATGCGGGAGAAGCGCCACGAAATGCTGCCGATTCACCCTGAGGAGGCCACCCATGCTGCCCCCCGTCCCGGAATCTCCCTCCCGCCCCGCGCTGCTCTCGCGCCGGCGCGTGCTCGGCCACGCGCTGTGGTCGGGCGTCGGCGTCGGCGCCGCCGTCGTGCTCGGCCGCGGCGCCACGGCGCGGGCGCAAAGCCCGCAGATGCCGGCCGGCAGCGGCGTCACCGCCGCCCAGCTCGCCTTCCGCAACGCCATGCGCAAGCTGTGGGAGGACCACATCACCTGGACGCGCCTGTTCATCGTCAGCGCCGCCGGCAGCCTGCCCGACCTCCAGGCGACGACGGATCGGCTGCTGCGCAACCAGGACGACATCGGCGATGCGATCAAGCCGTTCTATGGCGACACCGCCGGCGGCGAGCTGACGGGCCTGCTCAAGGATCACATCCTCACCGCCGCCGACCTGCTGACGGCCGCCATCGCCGGCGGCGACGCGGCGCTCTCCGACGCGAAGACGCGCTGGTATGCCAACGCCGATGCGATCGCCGCCTTTCTAAACGGCGCTAACCCGGCGAACTGGCCGCTGGCCGACATGCAGACGATGATGCACGACCATCTCGACCACACGCTGGCGGAGGCCGTGGCCCACCTGCAGGGTGACTATGCGGCCGACATCGCCGCCTACGATGCCGTCCACCTGCAGATCTTGGAGATGGCCGACATGCTCTCGCTGGGCATCATCGCCCAGTTCCCGGACAGCTTCGCCTGAGCGATCGCCGGCCCTGGCTCGGCACGTCCGCCGGTTGCGAATGGCGCACGGGCGCCGCGGACGGCGTACGCTACGCATGCCGTGGCGCTGCCGTATTGTGCGATCTGCGAGCGCGGCGGCACAGCCGGAGGACGGGCATGGCTGAGCCGGCATCGCAGAAACTCCGCATCGGCGTGGTGGGCACCGGCTTCGGCACGGCGGTGCAGATTCCCGGGTTTCAGGCGTACCCGCGCACCGAAGTCGTCGCGGTGATGGCGCGGAGCGAGGAGCACGCCCGCGGCGCGGCCGCGCGCTTCGGCATTCCCCACGCCTTCACCAGCTACGACGCCTTGCTCGAGCTGGACGGGCTGGACGCCGTCTCAATCACGTCTCCGCCGCACACGCACCACGAGATGACGCTCGCCGCCCTGCGCGCCGGCAAGCACGTGCTCTGCGAGAAGCCGTTCGCCATGAACCAGGACGAGGCCGAGGAGATGCTGGCGGAGGCGCAGCGCACCGGTCTGGCCGCGATGGTGGACCACGAGTTCCGCTGGGTGCCGGCGCGCGCCTGCTTCGGCCAGCTCGTGGGCGAGGGCTGGCTGGGCGAGCCGCGCACGGTGACGATCACGCAGTTCGGCGGCGGCCCGGGCTTCGCACAGCGGCCGTGGACGTGGTGGTCGGACGCGGCGCAGGGCGGCGGGCTGCTGGGCGCGCTCGGCTCGCACGTGATCGACGCGGTGCGGGTGTGGTTCGGCGAGTTCGCCGGCGTCTGCGGCCAGCTCGACACCTGGCTCACGGACCGGCGCACGCAAGCGGGCAGCTTCCGCCCCGTGACCTCCGACGACGCCTACGCCTTCATCGCGCGCTTGCAGAGCGGCGCCCTGGTCTCGGCCACCAGCAGCTTCGCGACGCCCTACGGCGAGGGACTGCGCGTGCAGGCGCTCGGCTCCGGCGGCGCGCTGGCGATCGAGCCGGACGGCAGCCTGCGCGGCGCCCGTGCCGGCGACCAGGCCATGCAGCCGCTGCCGATCCCGGAGGCGTTCCACCGCCGCGACCTGCTGCCCGAGGCGAAGGACGAGCGGCTGATGCCCTTCGTGGCGCTGGCGGAGTGCTTCTGCGGCTGGGCGCTGGACGGGAAGCCGGCAACGCCCTCGTTCGAGGACGGCGTGCGCAACCAGCGCGTCGCCGACGCCATCACCCGCTCGGTGCGCGAGGGGCGCTGGATCAGCCTGTAGCGGCCACCGGTATACAGGTTCTCTCTGATGGCGATCGGGGGGTGACAACGATTTCGGCGGTGTGATACTGAGCCTCACCAGCACGCGAAGTGGCTTGTCGGAGGCTTCAGATGAGCACGCGCATGGGCTATCACCGGGCCAAAGCCGTCTGGCAGCCGTCGGCCGCACAGCAGCGCGTGCTGGATGGCATCGCCGCTGGCGAGTCCAACCCCGCCATCGCCGAGCGGCTCGGTCTCTCCTTCGAGACGGTGAAATGGCACGTGAGCGAGCTGCTGGCCGAAACCGGCTGCGCCGACCGCAGCGAACTGGCGCAATGGTGGCGCGAGCAACAGCAGGCGCAAAAGGTCAGCCGCACCCGCACCATTGCGATCATCCTCGCGCTCGCCGCGCTGGCCGTGGTGGCGATCGCCGTGGCCGTCGGCGTGGGCGTCGTGATCGTTGCGCCGGGCGGCGGGCGCGCCCACGCCCCGGCCGCAAAGCCTGCGGCCGCGGCGCGGGCGCCCGCCGGCACCGCCCCGACCGAGACCGCTCCGACGCCAGCACCGAGCGTCACGCCGTCGCCGCCCGACCAGCCAGATCCGGCCTCAAGCCTCAATGGCAACGGCCCGGCCGTGTTTGTCTGGCAAAGCGACGGCGGGCTGGCCGATTTTGCGCCTACCTTGCTCGCGCTTGACGCGCAAGACAACCTCTACGTGATGGACGTGAGTAAGAACCGCATCGTCAAGTTCGATCGCGACGGGAAGCTGCTCACCACTTGGGGAAGTTCCGGTACCGGGGACGGGCAGTTCGAGTTCCGCCACCCACCGGGCAGGGCAGGCGGAATTGCGGTCGATGCCAACGGGATCATTGATGTCATGGATGACAGCGGCAGGATGCAGCAGTTCACCAGCAGCGGACGCTTCCTTGGAGCCTGGCCGAGCCGCGGCACGGGCAGCGCTCCAGGACAATTCAGCTGGCCTGGCTCTCTGGCGATTGCGCACAATGGCACCGTCTATATCGGCGATGGCGGTCCTGATGCCGGCAGGATTCAGGTCTTTGCGCCCGATGGCAGCCTGCGCGGCGTCTGGGGATCGCCGGGCAGTGGTCCCGGTGAGTTCTACAGCCCGCAGCCGCTCGCTGTGGACCGCGCGGGCAAGATCTACGTGGCAGATACCGACAACGACCGGGTAGTGGTGCTGGACGCGCAGGGCCGCGTAGTACGGACGTGGGGCGGCGTCGGATTCGGCTCAGGACAGATCATATACCCGCTTGGGCTCGCGCTGGACGCAGCGGGCGACGTGTATGTCAGCGATGAGTACCAGAACCGCGTCGTGAAGTTCGACAGCCAGGGCAACTACCTGGGAGAATGGGGGGGCCGCGGCACCGGCGATGGCCGGTTCCACGAGCCCGGAGGCATCGCGGTCGACTCGCACGGCGACATCGACGTCGCGGACACAAGCAACAACCGCATCGAGAAGTTCCGCCCGCGCTGAGCACGAATCCGGCAGAGGCGACCCGCGCCACCCGCGAAGACACCCCCAACCCCGCCGCCCTCGCACGCCCTTTGGAGCGCTCCAGGAGGCCCTGCCCGTGTCTGGAAGGGATAGACGGCGCCTGCGCCGTCAGGGTTAGGTGCGCCGTCAGCCGGCTTCGCGGTAGCATCGCCCACGTGGGGCGCTTCAGCGCCCGGCGGGAGGCGGCATGACGACGCACGGCCGGCTGGAGTTCGTGATCAACGGCGCGGCGGGCACGGTCACCGGCTCGCGCTTTCTGCTGGCGCTGCCCGATGGGCGCGGCGTGCTGGTCGACTACGGCCTCTTTCAGGGCGGCAAGGAGCTGCGCGATCGCAACCGCCAGCCGCCCGACACCGAGACGCTGCACGCCGGCGCCCTGCTGCTCACGCACGCCCACCTGGACCACTCCGGCGCCCTGCCCGTGCTGGGCAAGGCCGGCTGGCGCGGCACAATGTTCGCCACGCCGGCCACGGCGGCGCTCTGCGCGATCATGCTGCCCGACTCCGGCCGCATCCAGGAAGAGGACGCCGAGCGCGACGCCCGCCACGGCCACGCCGAGCCGCCGCTCTACACCGAGGACGACGCGGTCAACACCGCCCGCTACATCAAGCCGCGGCTCTACCAGCAGCCGTTCGCGCCGCTCGACGGCGTCACCGCGACCTTCTTCCGCGCCGGCCACATCCCCGGCTCGGCGATCGCGTTGCTGGATCTGCCCGCCGCGGGCGGCGGGCGGCGCAGCATCGCCTTCAGCGGCGACCTCGGCCGCTACGGCGCGCCGATCCTGCCCGATCCCGACCCGCCGCCCGCGGCCGACTACCTGGTCGTCGAATCGACCTACGGCGACCGCGACCACCCCGTGCAGAGCGCCGAGCACCTGCTGGGTGATGCCTTGAAGGAGGCGCTGCAGCACGGCGGGCCGATCCTGATCCCCGCCTTCGCCGTGGGCCGCACGCAGGAGTTGCTGTACGTGCTGCGCGCCTTGCAGGACACGGGCGAACTGCCGTGTGTGCCGATCTACGTCGATTCGCCGCTCGCCACCGGCGCCACCGCCGTGCTCGCCGGCCACCCGGAGGAGTACGACGCGGAGATGGCCGAGCGCATCCGCAACGGCTCAAGCCCGCTGGAGCCGCACGGCCTCACGATCGTGCGCAGCGCAGAGGAGTCGAAGAAGCTCAACGCCGTGACCGGCCCGGCGATCATCATCGCCGGCAGCGGCATGGCCACGGGCGGGCGCATCCTGCATCACCTCGAACACCACTTGGACGATCCGCGCACCACCGTGCTCTTCGCCGGCTACCAGGGCGAAGGCACGCTCGGCCGGCAGTTGCTGGACGGCGCCACGCAAGTCAACATGTACGGCCACACGGTGCCGGTGCGGGCGCAGATCATGGACGTGCAGGGGCTTTCCGCCCACGCCGACCGCGGCGAAGTGCTGCGCTGGCTGAAGCAGGCGCTGCGCCCGCCACGCCGCCTCTTCCTCGTGCACGGCGAGCCGGCGTCGGCGGCGGCGCTGCAAAGCCTGATCGAACAGCAGCTTGGCTGGATGGTCTCCGTGGCGCAGCTTGGTGAGCGCATCGCGCTCGACTGATGCCGTCCGGCACGACACCGGCAACCGGGGAGCTTCGCATGACCGTACCGACCTCCGCGCACGACCGCCTCGCCCTGCTCGACCGCTACGTGCGCATCAAGACGCAGAGCCGCGCCGTCGGCGCCGAGCAGGTCGCGGCCGTGCGCGCCTTCTGGCGGGAGCTTGGCCTCGACTTCGAAGCGCTGTGGCCGGAGGAACACGAAGGGGCGCCGGCGCTCTTTGCCGAGGTGCGCGGCGCCGCGCCCGGCCCGGCGGTGCTGCTCTACGGCCACTACGACGTGCAGCCTCCCGGCGACCTGGCCGGCTGGCGCTGGGGCGGCCGCGCCTGCGACCCGTGGACGCCGTCCTACTTCCTCGGCGAGGAGCCCGCCGAGCCCGCGGCGCTGCCCGAGGCCGAGCTGGGCCGGCTCTACCTCGTCGGCCGCGGCGGCTGCGACAACAAGGGCCAGCACCTGGGCAACATCCTCGGCGTGCTGCAGGGGCGGGCGGCGGGCACGCTGCGCGGCACGGTGAAGATCCTGCTCGACGGCGAGGAGGAGCACGGCAGCCCGCACCTCGAAGCGATCGTGCGCCGCCACCGCGCCCGCATCGAGGCCGACCTGCTGGCCGGCTCGGACGGGCCGAAGTCAAACGATGCGCCCACGATCGTGCTGGGCGTGCGTGGCATTGTCGGCGTGGAGCTGCGGGCAGACAACGGCCGTGGCCAGTCCGTCCATTCCGGCAACTACGGCAACATCGTCGCCAGCCCGGTGACGCCGCTGGCCCGCCTGATCGCCGGCCTGGGCGAGCGGGTGGCCGCCATCGCCCGCACGCGCACCGCTTTCCGCGAGGACGTGCTCACGGCCTTCGCCGAACTGCCCAACCGCGCCGCCTGGGAGCCGTTTCTCGACCCGACGGTGAACGTCAACGGCATCGTCAGCGAGGGCGTGACGCCCGGCGCGACGCGCACGATCATCCCCGGCTGGGCGCAGGCCACGCTGGACGTGCGCGTGACGCCGGACACGCAGCCCGACGAGGTGCTGGAAGCGATCGAGGCGGCACGGCTGGACGAGGTCGCCCGCTCGCGCGGGGTGACGATCTCCATGCGCCGCACGCCGGGCTGTCCCGCGTCGTACACCTCGCCCGGCGAGCGTGGCTACGCGGCGGTGGTTGTCGCCACGCGCGCCTACTGGGGACAGGAACCGGTGATCCTGCCGCTGCTGGGCGGCACGCTGCCGGCCTACGTCTTTACCGACGTGCTGGGGCTGCCCGCCTACTGGCTGCCGGGGGCGCAGTCGAACAACCGCCAGCACGACGTGAATGAGCACCTGCTGATCGAGCACTTCCTGCGCCAGCCGGGCTGGTACCAGGCGGTGCTTGCGGCGGTGGCGGAGGAGCTGGGGCCGGGTCTGTGACACGCCGCGAACTCGATCCCCGCATCACCGTGGCCGCCGTCTACGTCGCGGCGCAGTTCATGAGCGCGATGGACAGCACCGTCGTCAACGTGGCGCTGCCCACGCTCGGCAATCGCTTCCACGTCACCGGCGCCTCGATCGACGGCGTGATCATCGGCTACCTGATCAGCCTCGCCGTCTTCATTCCCGCCTCCGGCTGGCTGGGCGACCGCTTCGGCACCAAGCGCGTCTTTCTCTGCGCCCTGCTGATC belongs to Dehalococcoidia bacterium and includes:
- a CDS encoding LLM class flavin-dependent oxidoreductase — its product is MLERSLVMMAESVRDCAELARQAEAAGFTGAWTTEFYDKDAFVRMAAMGLATSRIRVCSGIAYAFVRNPVLTAAGVADLDELLGGRVVLGLGTGTRRMNESWYGIPFAHPAPKMRETVQLLQALWAARRGPTFQFDGRFYQVALENYRLAQLVRERVPVYVAGVNTGMIGAAGEVADGLVGHPLYSRRYLADVVRPALRRGEQKAGRQAGAAKIAGYVITAVHEDGARARREAKHQIAFYSTVRTYDPILDLHGWQQPAQRIRAAFHARDWQAMVEAVPDEMVEQIAVAGTPAECRAQLQQWDGLIDEALLYSPTFFLPPERALENHQAIINAFTQPVAAQ
- a CDS encoding MoaD/ThiS family protein produces the protein MTTGTISISLKLFGDLRKYAGKVAPDVLPVALPAGATVADLAARLGIKAEDEMIAGVNGEQAEAATVLHDGDQVLLLSPMEGG
- a CDS encoding Gfo/Idh/MocA family oxidoreductase, with product MAEPASQKLRIGVVGTGFGTAVQIPGFQAYPRTEVVAVMARSEEHARGAAARFGIPHAFTSYDALLELDGLDAVSITSPPHTHHEMTLAALRAGKHVLCEKPFAMNQDEAEEMLAEAQRTGLAAMVDHEFRWVPARACFGQLVGEGWLGEPRTVTITQFGGGPGFAQRPWTWWSDAAQGGGLLGALGSHVIDAVRVWFGEFAGVCGQLDTWLTDRRTQAGSFRPVTSDDAYAFIARLQSGALVSATSSFATPYGEGLRVQALGSGGALAIEPDGSLRGARAGDQAMQPLPIPEAFHRRDLLPEAKDERLMPFVALAECFCGWALDGKPATPSFEDGVRNQRVADAITRSVREGRWISL
- a CDS encoding LuxR C-terminal-related transcriptional regulator, which encodes MSTRMGYHRAKAVWQPSAAQQRVLDGIAAGESNPAIAERLGLSFETVKWHVSELLAETGCADRSELAQWWREQQQAQKVSRTRTIAIILALAALAVVAIAVAVGVGVVIVAPGGGRAHAPAAKPAAAARAPAGTAPTETAPTPAPSVTPSPPDQPDPASSLNGNGPAVFVWQSDGGLADFAPTLLALDAQDNLYVMDVSKNRIVKFDRDGKLLTTWGSSGTGDGQFEFRHPPGRAGGIAVDANGIIDVMDDSGRMQQFTSSGRFLGAWPSRGTGSAPGQFSWPGSLAIAHNGTVYIGDGGPDAGRIQVFAPDGSLRGVWGSPGSGPGEFYSPQPLAVDRAGKIYVADTDNDRVVVLDAQGRVVRTWGGVGFGSGQIIYPLGLALDAAGDVYVSDEYQNRVVKFDSQGNYLGEWGGRGTGDGRFHEPGGIAVDSHGDIDVADTSNNRIEKFRPR
- a CDS encoding MBL fold metallo-hydrolase, coding for MTTHGRLEFVINGAAGTVTGSRFLLALPDGRGVLVDYGLFQGGKELRDRNRQPPDTETLHAGALLLTHAHLDHSGALPVLGKAGWRGTMFATPATAALCAIMLPDSGRIQEEDAERDARHGHAEPPLYTEDDAVNTARYIKPRLYQQPFAPLDGVTATFFRAGHIPGSAIALLDLPAAGGGRRSIAFSGDLGRYGAPILPDPDPPPAADYLVVESTYGDRDHPVQSAEHLLGDALKEALQHGGPILIPAFAVGRTQELLYVLRALQDTGELPCVPIYVDSPLATGATAVLAGHPEEYDAEMAERIRNGSSPLEPHGLTIVRSAEESKKLNAVTGPAIIIAGSGMATGGRILHHLEHHLDDPRTTVLFAGYQGEGTLGRQLLDGATQVNMYGHTVPVRAQIMDVQGLSAHADRGEVLRWLKQALRPPRRLFLVHGEPASAAALQSLIEQQLGWMVSVAQLGERIALD
- a CDS encoding M20/M25/M40 family metallo-hydrolase, yielding MTVPTSAHDRLALLDRYVRIKTQSRAVGAEQVAAVRAFWRELGLDFEALWPEEHEGAPALFAEVRGAAPGPAVLLYGHYDVQPPGDLAGWRWGGRACDPWTPSYFLGEEPAEPAALPEAELGRLYLVGRGGCDNKGQHLGNILGVLQGRAAGTLRGTVKILLDGEEEHGSPHLEAIVRRHRARIEADLLAGSDGPKSNDAPTIVLGVRGIVGVELRADNGRGQSVHSGNYGNIVASPVTPLARLIAGLGERVAAIARTRTAFREDVLTAFAELPNRAAWEPFLDPTVNVNGIVSEGVTPGATRTIIPGWAQATLDVRVTPDTQPDEVLEAIEAARLDEVARSRGVTISMRRTPGCPASYTSPGERGYAAVVVATRAYWGQEPVILPLLGGTLPAYVFTDVLGLPAYWLPGAQSNNRQHDVNEHLLIEHFLRQPGWYQAVLAAVAEELGPGL